From a single Bacteroidota bacterium genomic region:
- a CDS encoding alpha/beta hydrolase, translating to MPRPYVVDALDPELRPLARALPPPDYSDLAAAREGVRQMSRFGPPVDTSGLTVTDRTVPRPDGVPNVPVRVYVPESETALEAVVGGRRPALVFMHWGGFVLGDLDTEHARCARLARAVGAVVVSVDYRLAPEHPYPAGLDDAHAALAWVHAEADALGVDRDRVAVGGTSAGAGLAAAVALRARDDRRADSAAPAVAFQYLGYPVLDDRCQTGSARAYTDTPNWAAEANRRMWDLYLAPEDRDVPPATAAPARARDLDELPAAYLWTAEFDPLRDEGADYAQALAEAGVEVEHHAFARAVHGFDAVPGSPLAARAQAEQEAALRSALWPARPEPAGWGGPPVGPPAGAPDGVPDGTAVASPGEAPSHP from the coding sequence ATGCCCCGACCCTACGTCGTCGACGCCCTCGACCCCGAACTCCGACCGCTCGCTCGCGCCCTCCCGCCCCCGGACTACTCCGACCTCGCCGCCGCACGCGAGGGCGTCCGCCAGATGTCCCGGTTCGGCCCGCCCGTCGATACGTCGGGACTCACGGTCACAGACCGGACCGTGCCCCGGCCGGACGGGGTGCCCAATGTCCCAGTCCGCGTCTACGTCCCTGAATCCGAGACCGCGCTGGAGGCGGTTGTCGGAGGCCGTCGTCCGGCCCTTGTGTTCATGCACTGGGGTGGGTTCGTCCTCGGCGACCTCGACACCGAGCACGCTCGGTGCGCCCGGCTCGCCCGCGCGGTCGGTGCCGTCGTCGTATCCGTCGACTACCGGCTCGCGCCGGAGCACCCATACCCGGCGGGGCTCGACGACGCCCATGCTGCGCTCGCGTGGGTCCATGCTGAGGCCGATGCGCTTGGTGTCGACCGCGATCGGGTCGCCGTCGGGGGAACGAGCGCGGGCGCTGGCCTGGCCGCTGCGGTCGCTCTCCGCGCCCGCGACGACCGCCGGGCCGACTCTGCGGCACCCGCCGTCGCGTTCCAATACCTCGGCTACCCCGTCCTCGACGACCGATGCCAGACAGGCTCGGCGCGCGCTTACACCGACACGCCGAACTGGGCTGCCGAGGCCAACCGGCGGATGTGGGACCTCTACCTCGCGCCCGAGGACCGCGACGTACCCCCGGCAACCGCGGCTCCGGCCCGCGCGCGCGACCTCGATGAGCTCCCGGCGGCGTACCTCTGGACGGCCGAGTTCGACCCGCTCCGCGACGAGGGAGCCGACTACGCGCAGGCGCTGGCCGAGGCGGGCGTCGAGGTCGAGCACCACGCGTTCGCGCGGGCGGTCCACGGGTTCGACGCCGTGCCGGGCTCGCCGCTGGCGGCGCGTGCGCAGGCGGAGCAGGAGGCCGCGCTCCGGTCGGCGCTCTGGCCCGCGCGCCCCGAGCCTGCCGGGTGGGGCGGTCCACCCGTTGGCCCGCCAGCCGGGGCCCCTGACGGCGTGCCGGACGGGACAGCTGTCGCGTCGCCGGGCGAAGCCCCGAGCCACCCATGA
- a CDS encoding addiction module antitoxin, translated as MPKKLTITLDEAVYDGLYRVVGPRRISRFIERLVRPHVLDLDAAYAAMAEDEDREAEAEAWSEALIGDVAGGEDEAR; from the coding sequence GTGCCTAAGAAGCTCACCATCACCCTCGACGAGGCCGTCTACGACGGGCTCTACCGCGTCGTCGGTCCTCGCCGGATCAGCCGGTTCATCGAGCGGCTCGTCCGCCCTCACGTCCTCGACCTCGACGCCGCCTACGCCGCGATGGCCGAGGACGAGGACCGCGAGGCGGAGGCGGAGGCGTGGTCCGAGGCGCTAATCGGGGACGTGGCCGGGGGTGAGGATGAAGCGCGGTGA
- a CDS encoding formimidoylglutamase: MTTGSQRRLVLPDVPVPETAEDDPRLGRWLAANRSAEGARAVLLGFPSDEGVRRNGGRPGAASGPEAIRRALYTLTPDAEHPEAFTDLLDRTADLGDLPVTGDVEADQEALGAVVAPLLAGGVVPIILGGGHETSFGHFLGYVGAEQDVEILNWDAHADVRPLKNGQAHSGSPFRQALEHPSGRCTRYQVAGLQPHSTAQAHLDVIDLWGGEVIWRRSLTEVRIRSIAIGLANPTLATFDLDAVDAADAPGVSAPNVGGLPADLWLYAAYELGRSPLVTSVDVVELNPTFDIDGRTARLAALTVWNVLKGLAERV; encoded by the coding sequence ATGACGACGGGTAGCCAGCGGCGGCTCGTTCTCCCTGACGTACCGGTGCCGGAGACGGCCGAGGACGACCCGCGCCTCGGGCGCTGGCTCGCCGCGAACCGCTCCGCCGAAGGGGCGCGCGCGGTGCTGCTCGGTTTCCCGTCGGACGAAGGCGTGCGCCGCAACGGCGGGCGGCCCGGCGCAGCCTCCGGCCCCGAGGCGATCCGCCGCGCCCTGTACACGCTGACCCCCGACGCCGAGCACCCCGAGGCGTTCACCGACCTCCTGGACCGCACCGCCGACCTCGGCGACCTTCCGGTGACGGGCGATGTCGAAGCGGACCAAGAAGCGCTTGGCGCCGTCGTCGCGCCGCTTCTCGCAGGCGGCGTCGTGCCGATCATCCTCGGCGGGGGGCACGAGACGAGCTTCGGCCACTTCCTCGGCTACGTCGGGGCGGAGCAGGACGTAGAAATCCTGAACTGGGACGCCCACGCCGACGTGCGGCCACTCAAGAACGGGCAAGCGCACTCCGGCTCGCCGTTCCGGCAGGCGCTGGAGCACCCGTCGGGCCGCTGCACGCGCTACCAGGTCGCCGGCCTGCAACCCCACAGCACGGCCCAGGCGCATCTCGACGTGATCGACTTGTGGGGCGGGGAGGTGATCTGGCGGCGGAGCCTGACCGAGGTCCGCATCCGCTCCATCGCCATCGGCCTAGCTAATCCAACGCTCGCCACGTTCGACCTCGACGCCGTCGACGCGGCCGACGCCCCCGGCGTCAGCGCCCCCAACGTCGGCGGGCTGCCGGCCGACCTGTGGCTCTACGCCGCCTACGAGCTAGGCCGCTCGCCGCTTGTCACCTCGGTGGACGTGGTCGAACTCAACCCGACGTTCGACATCGACGGTCGGACGGCCCGCCTCGCCGCGCTCACCGTCTGGAACGTCCTGAAGGGACTGGCAGAGCGGGTATAG
- a CDS encoding tetratricopeptide repeat protein — protein sequence MSLAKPRALLVGMAVFATACIGTPVLAQDGAALGDSLVTAFKHRDFVGAVRFADSLLERNAGDVDALTLKGRALSSLGRFEEGYAVLSEAVSLAPAAVEPRLFRGVNRLLAEDPAGAVDDLNAAAEIAPGAPVVMDMQAAALFRAKRYPEAVAVLDDLVAMGYDAITTLQTRSEVKYRAGNVEGALEDANRAIAIAPGAAQGYRVLGEIHLREGKTPEALKDFNRAIELEKESEMSELRATAYVNRAYTRLVLNDQAGAAGDIRKGLELDPENPFAYRNRALLRIEAGNTEAACSDLRTALRHDFYTKYGQEAIYGDDAHELVEQHCNG from the coding sequence ATGTCCCTTGCTAAGCCCCGGGCGCTCCTAGTTGGAATGGCTGTATTTGCTACCGCCTGCATTGGTACACCTGTCCTCGCTCAAGATGGCGCTGCCTTAGGTGACAGCCTCGTTACAGCGTTCAAGCACCGTGACTTTGTCGGCGCTGTAAGATTTGCGGACTCTCTCCTAGAGCGAAACGCTGGGGATGTCGATGCGCTCACACTAAAGGGACGTGCGCTTAGCAGCCTTGGGCGGTTTGAGGAGGGCTATGCCGTGCTATCGGAAGCTGTTTCTCTAGCGCCAGCGGCGGTCGAACCAAGGCTGTTCCGCGGCGTGAACCGCCTTCTAGCCGAGGACCCAGCAGGCGCCGTTGATGATCTCAACGCGGCGGCGGAGATCGCCCCGGGCGCTCCCGTCGTCATGGACATGCAGGCGGCGGCGCTCTTTAGGGCCAAACGTTATCCCGAAGCCGTGGCAGTACTCGACGATCTCGTAGCGATGGGCTACGACGCGATAACCACTCTCCAAACCAGGTCCGAGGTCAAGTACCGAGCGGGCAACGTGGAGGGGGCCTTGGAGGACGCAAATCGTGCTATCGCAATCGCCCCAGGGGCCGCACAGGGTTACCGTGTCCTAGGGGAAATCCATCTCCGGGAAGGGAAGACCCCTGAGGCGTTGAAAGACTTCAACCGGGCCATTGAGTTAGAGAAGGAGAGCGAGATGAGCGAGTTGCGCGCGACGGCCTATGTGAACCGCGCCTACACCCGGCTCGTGCTAAACGATCAAGCGGGAGCGGCCGGCGATATCCGTAAGGGCCTAGAACTCGATCCCGAGAACCCTTTCGCATACCGCAACAGAGCGCTACTCCGCATTGAGGCTGGCAACACCGAAGCGGCTTGCTCGGACCTCCGTACCGCTCTCCGGCACGACTTCTACACGAAGTATGGTCAGGAGGCGATCTACGGGGATGACGCACATGAACTTGTCGAACAGCATTGCAACGGGTAG
- the hutI gene encoding imidazolonepropionase, producing MPVLADIGLLATCRSDGGQGAIHPVRDAALAWEVDTIRWVGPEADLPRAFSGEERQSAGGRLVIPGLVDCHTHLAFGGWRADEFAQRIEGASYLDIARAGGGIASTMRHTRAASEDDLADRAAAHLAAMRTLGVTTVEAKSGYGLTVEDELKTLRAYRRLAESQPTRIVPTLLGAHIVPPEFETDRAGYVHLLTDTLIPQVAAEDLARFCDAFVEETAFSPDEARTIFDAARQHGLRPKLHADQLSDTGGAALAAEAGAVSADHLEHVSEAGIAALTEAGVVAVSLPLATLYLNVRPLPARALIDAGVAVAVATDFNPGSAPSYHLPLALMLACTVQRMTPAEALKGATVIASQAIKMDDAVGSLEAGKRADFAVIDAPDVNHWLYHFRPNACLRTVIGGETVWERRGDEGRGEHGERGGSEP from the coding sequence GTGCCGGTCCTCGCCGACATCGGGCTGCTGGCGACCTGCCGGAGCGACGGCGGGCAAGGAGCCATCCATCCGGTCCGCGACGCGGCGCTCGCGTGGGAAGTCGATACCATCCGGTGGGTCGGACCGGAGGCGGACCTGCCGCGAGCGTTCTCGGGCGAGGAGCGGCAGAGCGCAGGCGGGCGGCTCGTGATCCCCGGCCTCGTCGATTGCCACACGCACCTCGCCTTCGGCGGATGGCGGGCCGACGAGTTCGCGCAGCGGATCGAGGGGGCGAGCTACCTCGACATCGCCCGAGCAGGCGGCGGCATCGCCAGCACGATGCGCCACACCCGTGCCGCGAGCGAAGACGACCTCGCCGACCGCGCCGCCGCCCACCTCGCCGCGATGCGGACGCTCGGCGTCACGACGGTCGAAGCCAAGAGCGGCTACGGCCTGACGGTCGAGGACGAACTGAAGACGCTCCGCGCCTACCGCCGTCTCGCCGAAAGCCAGCCGACGCGGATCGTGCCGACGCTCCTCGGCGCGCACATCGTCCCGCCGGAGTTCGAGACCGACCGGGCCGGGTACGTCCACCTGCTCACCGACACCCTCATCCCGCAAGTCGCCGCCGAGGACCTCGCTCGGTTCTGCGACGCGTTCGTCGAGGAGACGGCCTTCTCGCCGGACGAGGCCCGCACGATCTTCGACGCGGCCCGGCAGCACGGCCTCCGCCCGAAGCTCCACGCCGACCAGCTCTCGGACACCGGCGGGGCCGCCCTCGCCGCCGAGGCCGGGGCCGTCTCCGCCGATCACCTCGAACACGTCTCCGAGGCGGGCATCGCAGCCCTCACTGAGGCGGGCGTGGTCGCCGTGTCGCTGCCGCTCGCGACGCTCTACCTGAACGTCCGTCCGCTCCCGGCGCGGGCGCTGATCGACGCCGGGGTGGCGGTGGCGGTGGCGACCGACTTCAACCCCGGCAGCGCGCCGAGCTACCACCTGCCGCTGGCCCTCATGCTGGCCTGCACGGTGCAGCGGATGACGCCTGCCGAAGCCCTCAAAGGGGCTACCGTTATTGCAAGTCAAGCCATCAAAATGGACGACGCGGTCGGGTCGCTCGAAGCAGGCAAGCGCGCCGACTTCGCCGTCATCGACGCGCCCGACGTGAACCACTGGCTCTACCATTTCCGACCAAACGCCTGCCTCCGCACCGTCATCGGCGGCGAAACCGTGTGGGAGCGGAGGGGGGATGAAGGGCGAGGAGAGCATGGAGAGCGAGGAGGGTCCGAGCCATGA
- a CDS encoding DUF1883 domain-containing protein, whose amino-acid sequence MQFVHHDLGQCKGGETVEITLKGNAANVQLMSSSDFSNYKAGRRYNYVGGLAKRSPVRLRVPRSGRWHVAVDMRGMRGSVRSSARIIPSALPPLREAPLSSVPSLVQPESPPGLGDSLREYDVFISHASEDKSSIVRALADALVAEDLSVWYDEFELRIGDSLRRKIDLGLAKSRVGLVVLSKSFMSKGWTNYELDGIVTRSVTGEQILLPIWHEVTKSEVVAFSPSIADEVARSTATHTVEEIAEEIAGLLKSHAA is encoded by the coding sequence ATGCAGTTTGTTCACCACGACCTCGGCCAGTGCAAAGGCGGTGAGACTGTTGAGATCACGCTCAAGGGTAACGCCGCCAACGTCCAACTCATGAGCAGTTCGGACTTCTCGAACTACAAGGCAGGACGACGCTACAACTACGTTGGCGGCCTTGCGAAGCGGTCGCCGGTTCGGCTGCGTGTTCCGCGCTCCGGGCGGTGGCACGTCGCAGTGGACATGAGGGGGATGCGGGGCTCGGTCCGTTCTTCGGCTCGGATCATACCGAGTGCGCTCCCGCCCTTGCGTGAGGCTCCGCTCTCGTCGGTCCCGAGCCTCGTGCAGCCCGAATCGCCTCCCGGACTTGGCGACTCGTTGCGTGAGTACGATGTGTTCATTTCCCATGCTTCGGAAGACAAGAGCAGCATCGTCCGCGCGCTGGCGGACGCGCTCGTCGCGGAGGATTTGTCCGTCTGGTATGATGAGTTCGAGTTGCGCATCGGCGATAGCCTGCGTCGCAAGATCGACCTTGGTCTTGCGAAGAGCCGAGTGGGCTTGGTTGTTCTGTCGAAGTCGTTCATGAGCAAGGGATGGACGAACTACGAGTTGGACGGCATCGTGACCCGGTCGGTCACGGGTGAACAGATACTACTCCCGATCTGGCACGAGGTGACCAAGAGTGAGGTCGTCGCGTTTAGCCCGTCGATTGCGGACGAAGTGGCGAGAAGCACCGCTACGCACACGGTTGAGGAGATCGCGGAAGAGATCGCTGGGTTGCTCAAAAGCCATGCGGCCTAA
- a CDS encoding YdeI/OmpD-associated family protein: MSDATEHDFPTPVLEDPETEAGYMHHYVPIPAEVAAALDADGVTHVEGTLDAGSGTRPFRRALHRQPDGSLRLKFGAGWLREAGAAVGNVARVTLHEDPDPGRVDMPGELSAALDLDPEASKAWAALSPSRRKTHAYHVGRAKRTDTRIRRALSILDEIKRSD, from the coding sequence ATGAGCGACGCAACCGAGCACGACTTCCCGACCCCCGTCCTCGAAGACCCCGAGACCGAGGCCGGGTACATGCACCACTACGTACCCATCCCGGCCGAGGTCGCCGCCGCGCTCGACGCGGACGGCGTCACGCACGTCGAGGGTACGCTCGACGCGGGCTCCGGCACGCGGCCGTTCCGCCGCGCGCTCCACCGCCAGCCCGACGGGTCGCTCCGGCTGAAGTTCGGGGCGGGGTGGCTCCGCGAGGCCGGGGCCGCCGTCGGTAACGTCGCGCGCGTCACGCTCCACGAGGACCCCGACCCGGGCCGGGTCGACATGCCGGGCGAACTCTCGGCAGCGCTCGACCTCGACCCGGAGGCGTCTAAGGCGTGGGCGGCGCTCTCACCGAGCCGGCGGAAGACGCACGCCTACCACGTCGGCCGTGCGAAGCGGACGGACACCCGCATCCGACGCGCGCTTTCAATCTTAGACGAGATCAAACGGTCGGACTGA
- a CDS encoding MarR family transcriptional regulator yields MAPDFSAPLPFLAAVRELYSAFDTFDAAAAGALGIHRTDLAALLALEHGPRRVGDVGAVLGLSSGSMTALVGRLERSGHVERSADPADRRARLVGLTAKARREVGTIYRRSFEAIADAVSEVPREELDSAARLTRMAADACSAEAVMLLETTSKIG; encoded by the coding sequence ATGGCTCCCGACTTCTCTGCTCCGCTCCCCTTCCTCGCTGCCGTCCGCGAGCTCTACTCCGCTTTTGACACCTTCGACGCGGCGGCGGCGGGCGCGCTGGGTATCCACCGGACAGACCTCGCCGCGCTTCTGGCCCTGGAGCACGGACCGCGCAGGGTCGGCGACGTGGGCGCAGTGCTGGGGCTGTCGAGTGGGTCGATGACGGCGCTCGTAGGCCGTCTGGAGCGGTCGGGCCACGTTGAGCGCTCGGCGGACCCGGCGGACCGGCGGGCGCGTCTGGTCGGGCTGACAGCCAAGGCGCGGCGGGAGGTGGGGACGATTTACCGGCGGTCGTTCGAAGCCATCGCCGACGCGGTTAGCGAAGTGCCACGGGAGGAACTCGACTCGGCTGCTAGACTCACGCGCATGGCCGCAGACGCCTGCTCCGCAGAAGCAGTGATGTTGCTAGAGACTACCTCGAAGATCGGATAG
- a CDS encoding type II toxin-antitoxin system PemK/MazF family toxin, producing MKRGEVWWVNFDPSVGGEVRKKRPAVILSNDAANRHLNRVQVVPLTSNTNRVYPSDALVTVGGRQSKAMGDQLTTASKRRLMNRAGTLSASDLRAVEGAVRVQLGLK from the coding sequence ATGAAGCGCGGTGAGGTCTGGTGGGTAAACTTCGACCCCTCCGTCGGCGGCGAAGTCAGGAAGAAGCGGCCGGCCGTGATCCTGAGCAACGACGCTGCGAACCGGCACCTCAACCGCGTACAAGTCGTCCCGCTCACGAGCAACACGAACCGGGTGTACCCGAGCGACGCGCTGGTGACGGTCGGGGGTCGGCAGAGCAAGGCGATGGGGGACCAATTGACGACGGCGAGCAAGCGGCGTCTGATGAACCGGGCGGGGACGCTTTCAGCTTCGGACCTCCGGGCGGTCGAGGGGGCCGTGCGCGTCCAGCTCGGGCTGAAGTGA